In Vibrio tritonius, the following are encoded in one genomic region:
- a CDS encoding DUF4041 domain-containing protein — protein MPQSAFDNLPTLPFIVSSALLVVLLFIFIARLKSIKRELEDSKQETAKTSQALSDYEKKYSGIINLDEEINARNQASKLRQDEANAVFLKITNDIEQIQASYREKKGIYDSLIHHIGIYDDDIELLELGFYESHFDFDTSEQFKEKIRECKERQKGLLRLKNTSGAIYCTTEWTVGNSKVEGKKMTDRGIRLTARAFNNECEAAIANCTWKNATKMEARINKAFEAINKLNESNMIIISNKYLQFKIEELRLTHEYKEKKQREKEEQAEIKAQMREEAKVEAEIKKAEQEAIKEEARFSKALVTARKQLESANDEARSNLEEQIAQLQADLEVAEQKHQRVQSMAEQTKQGHVYVISNIGSFGENVYKIGMTRRLEPMDRVRELGDASVPFSFDVHAMIHTNDAPSLEKELHRVFDSNRLNMVNRRKEFFQVDLSDIKQAVINFDIDDAEFIETAVAQDFNETKALRKQAEFKDAMELGAITDIAKTKQSGFAESI, from the coding sequence ATGCCTCAATCTGCATTCGATAATTTACCAACGCTACCATTTATAGTGAGCTCTGCACTATTAGTTGTGCTGCTTTTTATCTTTATTGCTCGACTGAAATCCATAAAGCGAGAACTCGAAGATTCCAAACAAGAAACCGCAAAAACTTCTCAAGCACTTTCTGATTACGAGAAGAAATACTCTGGAATCATTAACCTAGATGAAGAGATCAATGCTCGAAACCAAGCATCCAAATTACGCCAAGATGAAGCTAATGCAGTTTTTCTCAAGATCACAAATGATATTGAGCAGATCCAAGCGAGTTATAGAGAGAAGAAAGGCATATATGACTCACTCATCCATCATATTGGCATTTATGATGATGACATTGAGTTGCTAGAGCTAGGCTTCTATGAATCGCACTTTGACTTTGACACTTCAGAGCAATTTAAAGAGAAAATCCGCGAGTGTAAGGAACGTCAAAAAGGCCTTCTTCGTCTGAAGAATACCTCAGGAGCTATTTACTGCACTACTGAGTGGACGGTAGGTAACTCAAAAGTCGAAGGTAAGAAGATGACTGATCGAGGCATTAGACTTACAGCTCGCGCGTTCAACAATGAATGTGAAGCCGCCATCGCAAACTGTACATGGAAAAATGCCACCAAGATGGAAGCCAGAATCAATAAGGCCTTTGAAGCAATTAATAAACTTAACGAGTCCAACATGATTATCATTTCAAATAAGTATCTTCAATTTAAAATTGAGGAACTTCGCCTGACTCACGAGTACAAAGAGAAGAAACAACGAGAGAAAGAAGAGCAGGCTGAAATTAAGGCTCAAATGCGTGAAGAAGCCAAGGTTGAAGCCGAGATCAAGAAAGCAGAACAAGAAGCTATCAAAGAAGAAGCCCGATTCTCTAAAGCTCTTGTAACCGCCCGAAAACAGCTTGAGTCAGCGAATGATGAAGCCCGTAGTAACCTGGAAGAGCAGATTGCACAGCTACAGGCTGACCTTGAAGTAGCGGAGCAAAAACATCAAAGAGTACAAAGTATGGCAGAGCAAACCAAGCAAGGTCACGTTTACGTTATTAGCAATATTGGCTCGTTTGGAGAAAACGTTTATAAGATTGGTATGACCCGCAGACTCGAACCAATGGATCGTGTGAGGGAATTGGGTGACGCTTCAGTACCATTCAGTTTTGATGTTCATGCCATGATTCACACCAATGACGCGCCTTCTCTTGAGAAAGAGTTGCATCGAGTATTCGATAGTAACCGCCTGAACATGGTGAACCGTCGTAAAGAGTTTTTCCAAGTAGACCTTTCTGATATCAAACAAGCTGTTATAAATTTCGATATTGATGATGCTGAATTCATTGAAACTGCAGTAGCACAGGACTTCAATGAAACCAAAGCATTACGCAAGCAAGCTGAGTTTAAAGATGCAATGGAGCTTGGTGCTATCACTGATATAGCTAAGACGAAGCAATCTGGATTTGCCGAAAGCATTTAA
- a CDS encoding polysaccharide pyruvyl transferase family protein: MVKIYRVSPGNFGDDLNEVLIQHRLGNQFQGNVFLNVDRQYDVSENDTLVVAIGTILNELVPARGKKIVLGAGYGYGQPALINEKWDVKFVRGHLTAKKLGLESHQVMTDPAILLANKDNIYNVTEGRVGYVPHHGVANRLWERVCQDLGLKYIDPRRSYQEVMDDLLSCQWVMVEAMHGAIVADALRIPWIAVSSAEKINTFKWNDWCSTIGLEYQPTKLMSLWPSSDHRISKRLITSVKEKNVRLQLKKIIKHGKPQLSTDAVFKSNLGRVTDCYESFFSSVTK; encoded by the coding sequence ATGGTCAAAATATATCGAGTGTCTCCGGGGAATTTCGGAGATGATTTAAATGAAGTCTTGATTCAACATCGTCTCGGAAACCAATTTCAGGGCAATGTTTTTCTCAATGTTGATAGACAATATGACGTTAGTGAGAACGACACCCTTGTGGTTGCCATTGGTACCATTTTGAACGAGCTCGTTCCTGCGCGAGGGAAAAAAATCGTATTGGGCGCGGGGTATGGGTATGGGCAACCTGCGTTGATCAATGAAAAATGGGATGTCAAATTCGTTCGAGGGCATTTAACGGCTAAAAAGCTAGGGTTAGAGAGTCATCAGGTGATGACCGATCCCGCGATTCTTCTTGCGAATAAAGACAACATTTATAACGTGACTGAAGGCAGAGTGGGGTATGTGCCGCATCATGGGGTTGCTAACCGGCTTTGGGAGCGTGTGTGCCAAGATTTAGGACTTAAGTACATTGACCCACGACGGTCATACCAAGAAGTGATGGACGATTTACTCTCCTGCCAGTGGGTAATGGTAGAAGCGATGCATGGTGCTATTGTTGCAGACGCGCTGCGCATTCCTTGGATTGCGGTGAGCAGTGCAGAAAAGATCAATACGTTTAAATGGAATGATTGGTGCAGTACCATTGGCCTTGAATACCAACCAACGAAGTTGATGAGCTTGTGGCCATCTTCAGATCATCGTATAAGCAAACGTCTTATTACGAGTGTAAAAGAAAAAAACGTGCGTTTACAACTGAAGAAAATCATCAAACATGGCAAGCCACAACTTAGCACAGATGCTGTGTTTAAAAGTAATCTCGGGCGTGTGACCGATTGTTATGAGAGCTTTTTTTCAAGTGTGACTAAGTGA
- a CDS encoding helix-turn-helix domain-containing protein: MMLAIPLPFIAALLLLMTGVLLRYKYPQTSQKSFWFTILCALMITIVGLRWTLDIALFRFLQPILGASVPVVAWLCFSGEHKNKPNLKLHWFGPITVLIGSLLYGHIWVGLVDILVNSLYFAYGSLLLKSSFSTPEKVRLTDVPRVIVAERLAGGFLLFSALVDSVLSYDILLLDAQHSNLILSMGYLVFIPAIVVSVMVVSISTPPNEKHSKAQVVSSTSGYYLDDVDRPIKLAGGLDEDQVEEVTQIITKFDNLMREKQIFRDPDLYLNKLARKLGIPARKISSAVNQAYNQNISKVINTYRIEHAKTLLKQNDESITEVFLSSGFHTKSNFNREFSRVTGQTPSEFRSSPPVLD; encoded by the coding sequence TTGATGCTCGCCATTCCTTTACCATTTATCGCTGCATTGTTGTTATTGATGACTGGAGTGTTACTTCGATACAAATATCCACAAACTAGTCAGAAGTCATTTTGGTTTACCATTCTGTGTGCATTAATGATCACTATAGTGGGGTTACGGTGGACACTAGATATTGCGTTGTTTCGTTTCCTGCAGCCTATTCTCGGTGCGAGTGTACCAGTGGTGGCTTGGCTCTGCTTTTCGGGGGAACATAAGAATAAACCAAACTTAAAATTACATTGGTTTGGTCCTATCACTGTTCTGATTGGCTCATTATTGTATGGGCATATCTGGGTTGGACTCGTTGATATACTGGTCAACTCATTATATTTCGCCTACGGTAGTTTGTTATTGAAGTCATCGTTTAGTACGCCAGAAAAAGTCCGGTTAACCGATGTACCGAGGGTGATCGTTGCTGAACGACTTGCAGGTGGATTTCTTCTGTTTTCCGCTTTAGTTGATAGTGTGCTCTCTTACGATATCTTGTTGTTAGACGCCCAGCATAGCAACCTGATATTGTCGATGGGATACCTTGTCTTTATTCCTGCAATTGTGGTCTCTGTGATGGTGGTAAGTATAAGTACACCTCCCAACGAAAAGCACTCTAAAGCGCAGGTTGTATCTTCAACGTCAGGTTACTATCTTGACGACGTCGATAGGCCAATTAAATTAGCGGGTGGCTTAGATGAAGATCAAGTGGAAGAAGTAACGCAAATCATTACTAAGTTCGATAACTTAATGAGAGAAAAGCAAATATTCAGGGACCCAGATTTATATCTTAACAAACTGGCGAGAAAGTTAGGTATTCCGGCTCGTAAAATATCGTCAGCGGTTAATCAAGCTTACAATCAGAATATTTCTAAGGTGATCAATACGTATCGAATTGAGCACGCTAAGACCTTACTTAAGCAAAATGACGAGTCGATAACAGAAGTCTTCCTTAGTTCAGGTTTTCACACTAAGTCTAATTTCAATCGCGAATTTTCAAGGGTAACGGGGCAAACTCCGAGTGAGTTTCGAAGTTCGCCGCCAGTGTTAGATTGA
- a CDS encoding alpha/beta hydrolase family protein — MKWANLLFTSLLFLSSNAIASGVGFTQITLTDDPKRPLNTAIWYPTQEVSNTTLIGDNPAFVGTKIIKDAQIQSSTFPVVLLSHGYRGNWRNQNWLATEIAKRGYIVAAADHPGTTTFDHSLKQAAKWWERPRDMSRILDHLLTSARWKQHVNADNVTAIGHSLGGWTVMQLAGAKVDRQTFKSRCLIYPNPRTCGLAEELGLAKVQAHEPSSKDLSDPRIKRVVTLDLGLAGSFSINSLNDITVPTLILAAGIDIGDLPQALESGYIAEHIPLYSRRYKVYENATHFSFIQDCKQGAEVILEDEVPGDGIICKDGVGTSREELHQLILNDIVSFLNR; from the coding sequence ATGAAATGGGCAAATTTATTGTTTACATCCTTACTTTTTCTTTCTAGTAATGCCATCGCCTCTGGTGTCGGGTTCACTCAAATCACCTTAACAGACGATCCTAAACGACCTCTAAATACTGCTATTTGGTATCCCACTCAAGAGGTTTCAAATACAACCTTGATTGGTGATAACCCTGCCTTCGTCGGTACGAAAATTATCAAAGACGCTCAGATCCAATCTAGCACTTTCCCTGTGGTGCTGTTATCGCATGGCTACCGAGGAAATTGGCGGAATCAAAACTGGTTAGCGACCGAAATTGCTAAGCGTGGCTATATAGTGGCGGCTGCTGACCACCCTGGAACCACCACCTTCGACCACTCTCTAAAACAAGCAGCAAAGTGGTGGGAACGACCTCGCGATATGTCGCGAATTCTCGATCACTTGTTAACCTCAGCGCGATGGAAGCAGCATGTGAATGCCGACAATGTCACCGCGATTGGTCATTCATTAGGTGGCTGGACTGTGATGCAATTGGCCGGAGCTAAAGTTGACAGGCAAACCTTCAAATCTCGTTGTTTGATATACCCGAACCCACGAACTTGTGGTCTTGCTGAAGAGTTAGGGCTAGCGAAAGTGCAAGCTCATGAACCAAGCAGCAAAGATCTTTCAGATCCGAGAATCAAACGTGTGGTTACTCTTGATTTGGGGCTTGCTGGTAGCTTTTCAATTAACAGCTTAAATGACATCACAGTGCCGACTCTAATTCTAGCTGCAGGAATTGATATAGGGGATCTACCACAAGCATTAGAATCTGGTTACATTGCCGAACACATACCTCTTTATTCAAGACGGTACAAGGTCTATGAAAACGCAACACATTTTAGCTTCATTCAAGACTGTAAACAGGGAGCCGAAGTAATACTTGAAGATGAAGTGCCGGGTGATGGTATTATTTGTAAAGATGGTGTAGGCACATCACGCGAAGAACTGCATCAACTGATATTAAATGATATTGTCAGTTTTCTAAATCGATAA
- a CDS encoding glycosyltransferase, with protein MAKKKICICHLVYSFDVGGLERIIVNCINNLKSDNFCHVIVSLTKIGDFYSEIDIPIECFSLNKKEGNDIAVYFKLYKLLNKLHPDVIHTYNLGTIEYQWVAWLARVPQRIHAEHGRDSYDPNGTVKKYRWLRRLSSHVIHHMVAVSADLHQWLIDEVGVPQNKVSLIINGVDTQHYVKSTSDAQHHLPFCHNKCVFGHVARLHQIKNQPFLLEAFRDACEKNRDFAQDSVLLIVGDGPDKTQLEGFVRGDYWLKERVFFTGSKTEVIDYYKEFDVFLMSSFAEGIPMTLIESMSMSIPHLVTKVGGIGEVIIDNETGLAVASGDHDGYVNGLIKLYSSQQLRETMGQKARQQIEQNFSQRDMVAAYQALYLERQAQ; from the coding sequence ATGGCTAAGAAAAAAATATGTATTTGCCATCTAGTATATAGTTTCGATGTGGGTGGCTTGGAAAGGATTATCGTAAATTGTATAAATAATCTCAAAAGTGATAATTTTTGTCATGTAATTGTCTCATTGACAAAAATAGGTGATTTTTATTCTGAGATAGATATTCCAATAGAGTGTTTTTCTTTAAATAAAAAAGAAGGGAATGATATTGCTGTCTATTTTAAACTTTACAAATTACTTAATAAATTACATCCAGATGTGATCCATACGTATAATTTAGGCACAATTGAATACCAGTGGGTGGCTTGGTTAGCTCGAGTGCCACAGCGAATTCATGCAGAGCATGGCCGTGATAGCTATGACCCAAATGGTACAGTGAAAAAATACCGTTGGTTAAGACGCCTTTCCAGTCATGTTATTCATCATATGGTGGCAGTGTCTGCCGATTTGCACCAATGGCTGATCGATGAGGTAGGGGTTCCGCAGAACAAAGTGTCACTGATTATCAATGGGGTAGATACCCAGCATTACGTGAAATCTACGAGCGATGCCCAACATCATTTACCCTTTTGCCACAACAAATGTGTGTTTGGGCATGTGGCGCGGTTACATCAGATAAAAAACCAACCCTTTTTGCTCGAAGCATTTCGCGATGCGTGTGAAAAAAACAGAGATTTTGCTCAGGATAGTGTCTTGTTGATTGTGGGGGATGGACCAGACAAAACGCAGTTAGAGGGCTTTGTTCGTGGTGATTACTGGTTGAAAGAACGAGTGTTTTTTACCGGTTCTAAAACAGAAGTAATTGATTATTATAAAGAGTTTGATGTTTTTCTTATGTCATCCTTTGCGGAAGGTATCCCGATGACTTTGATCGAATCAATGTCGATGTCGATTCCCCATTTGGTGACCAAAGTAGGGGGGATTGGTGAAGTGATTATAGACAATGAGACGGGACTAGCGGTCGCCAGTGGTGATCATGACGGCTACGTGAACGGGCTGATCAAGCTGTACAGCTCTCAACAGCTACGTGAAACCATGGGGCAAAAAGCGCGTCAGCAAATCGAGCAGAACTTTAGCCAGCGCGATATGGTAGCGGCATACCAAGCCCTATACCTAGAGAGGCAAGCACAGTGA
- a CDS encoding nucleotidyltransferase family protein — translation MVSSHTATAIILCGGMGTRLHAITKDQTAKPMVEVAGRPFLQYLLDYLIQQGISQVVLAVGHHKYIIMDYFGERYESLTIRYSIETNPLGTGGALKQAMQNPAVQQSELALVLNGDSFIGFDLQDMIKQLTQHNADLVMALREMDNTGRYGRVTVDRNSKLTAFEEKKGGQPGTINSGVYLMRTSLRERFPVQPSFSFETDFLEVQIRKAAFYGYLSGSYFIDIGTPSDYKQAQTDFVNKINTQQTCPTLT, via the coding sequence ATGGTTTCATCACATACTGCCACAGCCATTATTTTGTGTGGCGGCATGGGAACTCGCCTGCACGCCATCACCAAAGATCAAACCGCTAAACCTATGGTCGAAGTGGCTGGCAGGCCGTTTTTGCAATATTTACTCGATTATTTAATTCAGCAAGGGATATCTCAGGTCGTTCTTGCCGTAGGACATCACAAATACATCATCATGGATTACTTTGGTGAACGATACGAGTCTCTTACCATTCGCTATTCAATCGAAACCAACCCTTTAGGTACGGGCGGCGCCTTAAAACAAGCTATGCAAAATCCAGCAGTGCAGCAGTCTGAATTGGCATTAGTGCTAAATGGCGATAGTTTTATTGGTTTCGATTTGCAAGATATGATTAAACAACTGACGCAACATAATGCTGATTTAGTAATGGCACTCCGGGAGATGGACAATACAGGTCGGTATGGCCGTGTCACCGTAGACCGTAATAGCAAACTCACCGCTTTTGAAGAAAAAAAAGGTGGCCAACCGGGTACTATCAATAGTGGTGTGTATCTTATGCGCACTTCTCTACGCGAACGCTTTCCCGTTCAACCTAGTTTCTCATTTGAAACCGACTTTCTCGAAGTTCAAATCAGGAAAGCCGCTTTTTATGGATACCTTAGTGGCAGCTATTTTATTGATATAGGAACACCAAGCGATTATAAACAAGCTCAAACCGACTTTGTGAACAAGATAAACACGCAGCAAACATGCCCCACGCTCACTTAG
- a CDS encoding GHMP family kinase ATP-binding protein yields MIVRSRSPLRLGLAGGGTDISPYCDTYGGSVLNATIDMYANCTIELVPEHDGITFIAQDIHQQYHTPLAARIPLSGELLLHKAVYNRIVRDFNDNQPIAMKLYTFSDAPPGCGLGSSSTMVVTILSAFKELLKLPLSEYDVAKMAYDIERIDCGFSGGKQDQYATTFGGFNYMEFYECDRVIVNPLRIRDSIINELESQMVLYFTGVSRSSAKIIDEQIKETQSPHSASLEAMHQVKHLSYAMKECLLKSDIDGMSSLFKEAWLAKKGMSSSISTASIDEIEDRVLTAGAKSMKITGAGGGGFMMLFVDPIHRLEVEHTLKTLDGRIQPFHFTQQGTQSWTV; encoded by the coding sequence ATGATTGTTAGATCGCGATCTCCTCTACGTCTTGGATTGGCTGGCGGCGGAACCGACATTTCGCCTTATTGTGATACCTATGGTGGCTCTGTATTAAACGCAACCATAGATATGTACGCCAACTGCACCATTGAGCTGGTTCCTGAACACGACGGAATTACCTTTATCGCGCAAGATATCCATCAGCAATATCACACACCTTTAGCGGCACGCATTCCACTGTCTGGGGAATTACTACTGCATAAAGCCGTCTATAACCGAATCGTACGAGACTTTAACGACAATCAACCGATTGCCATGAAACTTTACACGTTTTCTGATGCACCTCCCGGCTGTGGCTTAGGTTCATCGTCAACCATGGTGGTCACTATTCTTAGTGCCTTTAAAGAGTTACTGAAACTTCCTCTCAGTGAATATGATGTAGCGAAAATGGCGTATGACATTGAAAGAATTGATTGCGGCTTTTCAGGCGGTAAGCAAGACCAATACGCGACCACCTTTGGCGGTTTCAATTATATGGAGTTTTATGAATGTGACCGCGTTATTGTCAACCCACTTCGAATTCGAGATAGCATCATCAATGAATTAGAAAGTCAGATGGTTTTATATTTCACTGGTGTTTCTCGCTCTTCTGCGAAGATCATTGATGAACAAATTAAAGAGACTCAATCTCCCCACAGCGCTTCGCTAGAAGCAATGCACCAAGTAAAGCACCTATCGTATGCGATGAAAGAGTGTTTATTGAAATCGGATATTGATGGTATGTCATCACTTTTCAAAGAAGCATGGCTAGCAAAAAAAGGCATGTCGAGCTCCATCTCAACAGCCAGTATTGATGAAATAGAAGACCGCGTACTAACAGCTGGCGCAAAATCAATGAAGATCACAGGGGCTGGTGGTGGTGGCTTTATGATGCTGTTTGTTGACCCGATTCATCGCCTTGAAGTTGAGCACACCCTGAAAACATTAGATGGTCGAATTCAGCCATTCCATTTCACTCAGCAAGGCACACAATCATGGACGGTGTAA
- a CDS encoding glycosyltransferase, translated as MKPNIQICVFAYNLQSTIADSLNSLLTCCGEYPVQVYVMINGCRDHTLSVVSEFAKRYLNVYPIEITLGDKSNAWNTFVHQYYDGESIAVFADGDLTFAELAIAQLVDYHLNNPHFLAVSSFPCLKGRSAQAWRSTLLREHQFTGNLYLLSPTYIQRIVANNVRLPTGLIGDDSMLGFLTATDLCSGKDTPLENIGVCTDAVFNYEPLNPWHWQDIKLYLRRRVRYSKRHMQQSSIVPKLKRDGLSVMPKYASQIDTLSIRWLSSNVLFDLIAARSIRREGKRES; from the coding sequence ATGAAGCCTAATATTCAAATTTGTGTATTTGCGTACAATTTGCAGTCGACCATTGCCGATTCGCTCAACAGTTTATTGACCTGTTGCGGCGAGTATCCCGTGCAGGTTTATGTGATGATCAATGGCTGTCGTGATCACACCCTTAGCGTTGTTAGTGAATTTGCCAAGCGATACCTCAATGTTTATCCGATTGAAATTACTCTGGGGGATAAATCCAACGCGTGGAACACCTTCGTTCATCAATATTATGATGGCGAGTCAATTGCGGTGTTTGCCGATGGCGACCTGACTTTTGCCGAATTGGCTATCGCTCAACTGGTGGATTACCACTTAAACAATCCGCACTTTTTGGCGGTGTCTAGTTTCCCTTGTCTTAAAGGGCGTAGCGCGCAAGCGTGGCGCAGTACGCTGCTGCGTGAGCATCAATTTACCGGCAATCTCTACCTGCTTTCTCCGACCTATATTCAGCGAATTGTGGCGAACAATGTTCGTTTACCTACGGGGCTAATAGGGGATGACAGCATGTTGGGCTTTCTTACCGCCACCGATTTGTGCAGTGGCAAAGATACACCATTAGAGAATATTGGCGTGTGTACCGACGCCGTATTTAACTACGAACCGCTCAACCCATGGCACTGGCAGGACATCAAACTCTACTTGCGCCGCCGAGTTCGTTACTCAAAACGCCACATGCAGCAAAGCAGCATTGTGCCGAAGTTAAAACGCGATGGTCTTAGCGTTATGCCTAAATACGCTTCGCAAATCGATACGTTATCTATCCGCTGGCTCAGCTCAAACGTGCTGTTTGATTTAATTGCTGCACGATCAATTCGAAGGGAAGGTAAGCGGGAAAGTTAG
- a CDS encoding putative O-glycosylation ligase, exosortase A system-associated — MRDLVFFSAFLILLVFALRRPYIAVCLWLWSGLFVPVHWLYGFASHISYNSVFAAVTIIGFIFSTHKSKFKVNPIFIFVILFFIHTCITSIFAMAPDVMVKTDLSEFFKAILLFVFISLILRDRHHFRLFLWMIVLSIGFMGFVEGLKFIASAGGHRIKGPSGNILSDNNHMAVAMCMTIPFIIYLIGETKEKLIKFGLRLMLIMCILAVTGTFSRGGLIGLIIILGYFWLKSRHKLRTVFILVFAAILAYSFLPQSWYNRMASIDNAMASASFTTRINSWKIHTLMALERPLIGGGFKGPQVSYMWRILAVDIDKFDFIPTPPPGDKGWAAHSIYFQVLGDQGFLGLFWFLLFISLTFIRLSSIERYFRRHEGKESWPCLLAGMTKISLMAYCVSGAALSLAYLEMFYAILAMVVCLDQVMKRSVANEKKSPRAKNQSVLVANGGAS; from the coding sequence ATGCGTGATCTGGTTTTTTTCTCCGCTTTTCTGATATTGCTCGTGTTTGCTTTACGCCGGCCCTATATTGCGGTTTGTTTATGGCTGTGGAGCGGATTATTTGTGCCAGTACACTGGTTATATGGTTTTGCCTCACATATTAGTTATAACAGTGTGTTTGCTGCAGTAACCATTATTGGGTTTATCTTTTCTACTCATAAGTCTAAATTTAAAGTCAATCCCATTTTTATATTTGTTATCTTGTTTTTTATTCATACTTGTATAACAAGCATCTTTGCAATGGCACCGGATGTTATGGTTAAAACAGATTTGTCGGAATTTTTTAAGGCAATTCTACTGTTTGTATTTATTAGTTTAATATTAAGAGATAGGCACCACTTTCGTTTATTCTTGTGGATGATTGTTCTTTCGATAGGTTTTATGGGGTTTGTCGAAGGCTTAAAATTTATTGCCTCTGCTGGTGGACATAGAATTAAAGGTCCTTCTGGTAATATTCTATCTGATAACAACCATATGGCGGTGGCCATGTGTATGACCATCCCATTTATTATTTATCTCATTGGGGAAACCAAAGAGAAGCTCATTAAGTTTGGTCTCCGCCTGATGTTGATCATGTGTATCCTTGCGGTAACGGGCACTTTCTCTCGTGGCGGCTTGATTGGGCTAATCATTATTTTGGGGTACTTCTGGCTCAAAAGTCGTCATAAACTCCGCACTGTCTTTATTCTCGTTTTTGCTGCGATTCTAGCATATAGCTTTTTGCCACAGAGTTGGTACAACCGAATGGCATCCATCGACAATGCCATGGCAAGTGCCTCGTTTACCACTCGAATCAATTCGTGGAAAATTCATACCTTAATGGCCCTTGAGCGTCCGCTCATTGGCGGGGGATTTAAAGGCCCACAGGTGAGTTACATGTGGCGGATATTGGCCGTGGATATTGATAAGTTCGATTTTATTCCTACCCCTCCGCCGGGTGATAAGGGGTGGGCCGCTCATAGTATCTACTTCCAAGTGTTAGGTGACCAAGGATTTCTGGGGCTATTTTGGTTTTTGCTTTTTATCTCTTTGACATTTATCCGTCTCTCATCCATTGAACGTTATTTTCGAAGGCATGAGGGTAAAGAAAGTTGGCCTTGCTTACTGGCGGGTATGACAAAAATCTCACTCATGGCTTACTGTGTATCGGGAGCTGCGCTTTCTCTTGCTTACTTGGAAATGTTTTACGCGATTTTGGCGATGGTGGTGTGCCTTGACCAAGTAATGAAGCGAAGCGTTGCCAATGAGAAAAAATCCCCCCGAGCAAAGAATCAATCGGTGTTAGTGGCTAATGGGGGGGCATCATGA